A stretch of the Vigna radiata var. radiata cultivar VC1973A chromosome 7, Vradiata_ver6, whole genome shotgun sequence genome encodes the following:
- the LOC106769207 gene encoding protein NRT1/ PTR FAMILY 6.2: MEEKMSLIVAGAVDYKGFPADRSKTGGWIPAALILGIEIVERLSTMGIAVNLVTYMISVMHLPSSTAANTVTDFMGTSFLLCLLGGFLADSFLGRYKTIGIFAAIQTLGTATLAISTKLPQLRPPSCHANSDSCKQANGFQMGILYLSLYLIALGTGGLKSSVSGFGSDQFDEKDEKEKSQMAYFFNRFFFFISFGTLAAVTVLVYLQDEVSRSVAYGICSVSMIVAIMVFMSGTKRYRYKKSLGSPIVQIFQVIVASIKKRKMQLPYNVDSLYEDTPEASRIEHTDQFRFLEKAAIVTEGDFETNASGSAPNPWKLCSLTRVEEVKMMVRLLPVWATTIIFWTTYAQMITFSVEQASTMERNMGSFQIPAGSLTVFFVAAILITLAVYDRIIMPLWKKWRGKPGFTDLQRIAIGLVFSVFGMAVASVCERKRLSVAKSVGGNHATLPISVFLLIPQFFLVGSGEAFIYTGQLDFFITRSPKGMKTMSTGLFLTTLSLGFFVSSFLVSVVKKVTGTRDGQGWLADNINKGRLDLFYGLLTILSLINFIAFAVCAVWFKPKKPKQAGMQMGAINAEEKC, from the exons ATG gAGGAAAAAATGAGTTTGATTGTTGCTGGAGCTGTGGATTATAAAGGCTTCCCTGCAGACAGATCCAAAACTGGGGGTTGGATACCTGCAGCTCTTATTTTAG GGATTGAAATCGTGGAGAGGCTCTCCACCATGGGAATTGCAGTAAACTTGGTAACTTACATGATCTCAGTCATGCATCTGCCAAGCTCAACTGCGGCCAATACTGTTACGGACTTCATGGGGACATCGTTTCTCTTGTGTTTGCTGGGAGGTTTTCTGGCAGATTCCTTCCTTGGCAGATACAAGACAATTGGAATCTTTGCTGCAATACAGACACTG GGAACAGCTACATTAGCAATCTCAACAAAACTTCCACAGCTACGTCCACCATCTTGCCATGCTAACAGTGACAGTTGCAAACAAGCCAACGGATTCCAAATGGGCATCTTATACTTGTCCCTGTACCTTATAGCACTAGGAACTGGTGGCCTAAAATCTAGTGTTTCAGGATTTGGCTCTGACCAATTTGATGAGAAAGATGAGAAGGAGAAATCCCAAATGGCATATTTCTTCAACaggtttttcttcttcattagtTTTGGAACTCTGGCAGCCGTCACAGTACTCGTCTACTTGCAAGATGAAGTGAGTCGCAGTGTGGCGTATGGAATATGTTCAGTTTCTATGATCGTAGCCATTATGGTGTTCATGTCAGGAACTAAAAGATACAGATACAAAAAGAGTTTGGGAAGCCCCATTGTCCAAATTTTCCAAGTTATTGTTGCatcaataaagaaaaggaagatgCAACTCCCATACAATGTTGATTCTTTGTATGAAGACACTCCTGAAGCCTCAAGAATAGAGCACACCGACCAGTTCCG TTTCTTGGAGAAAGCAGCCATTGTGACAGAAGGTGACTTTGAGACAAATGCATCTGGTTCAGCACCAAACCCATGGAAACTATGCTCGCTAACAAGGGTAGAGGAGGTGAAAATGATGGTGAGACTTTTGCCGGTGTGGGCGACAACCATCATATTTTGGACCACTTACGCACAGATGATAACCTTTTCAGTTGAGCAAGCCTCCACCATGGAAAGAAATATGGGGAGTTTCCAAATCCCTGCAGGCTCTCTCACAGTGTTTTTTGTGGCTGCAATACTAATCACTCTAGCTGTTTATGACCGAATCATCATGCCCCTTTGGAAAAAGTGGAGAGGCAAACCAG GTTTCACCGACCTACAAAGGATTGCGATTGGACTGGTATTTTCCGTTTTTGGAATGGCGGTTGCTTCTGTGTGCGAGAGGAAACGGTTATCAGTGGCAAAAAGTGTAGGTGGGAACCATGCAACACTTCCTATAAGCGTTTTCCTTCTGATCCCACAGTTCTTCTTGGTGGGTTCTGGGGAAGCATTCATATACACGGGCCAGCTTGATTTCTTCATAACACGGTCTCCCAAAGGAATGAAAACCATGAGCACGGGTCTCTTTCTCACAACTTTGTCTCTGGGTTTCTTCGTGAGCAGTTTCCTTGTGTCAGTTGTGAAGAAAGTTACTGGGACAAGAGATGGTCAGGGGTGGCTTGCAGACAACATAAACAAGGGCAGGCTTGACTTGTTCTATGGACTGCTCACTATACTcagtttgattaattttatagcATTTGCAGTTTGTGCAGTTTGGTTCAAGCCTAAGAAACCTAAACAAGCAGGCATGCAAATGGGAGCAATTAATGCTGAGGAAAAGTGCTGA
- the LOC106769500 gene encoding beta-glucuronosyltransferase GlcAT14B: METNKQQRKKWFLPLVSSLLLLTLLILFSIFVSTDSSSLLSLYRTRGRVEEPRFVESKLRVSSTSSSESVPRIAYLISGSVGDGETLKRTLKALYHPRNQYAVHLDLEASTQERLELANFVKNEPLFAKLGNVKMVVKANLVTYRGPTMVTNTLHAAAILFKEGGLWDWFINLSASDYPLVTQDDLLHTLSSTPRHLNFIEHTSDIGWKEDQRAKPVIIDPALYSVNKSDLFWVTEKRNVPTAYKLFTGSAWMMLSRQFVEYLLWGWDNLPRIVLMYYANFLSSPEGYFHTVICNADEFRNTTVNHDLHFISWDNPPKQHPHFLTINNYEEMVESNAPFARKFGCNEQLLDKIDTELLGRNEHGYVPGKWFDRTNSNTTKPYSAIKNITELKPGPGAERLKRLINGLLSAEDFHTKQCS; the protein is encoded by the exons ATGGAGACCAACAAACAACAGAGGAAGAAATGGTTCCTGCCACTTGTATCATCTCTACTTTTGTTAACCTTACTCATACTCTTTTCCATCTTCGTCTCCACCGATTCTTCCTCTTTGCTCTCCCTATACCGTACACGTGGCAGAGTGGAAGAGCCTCGTTTCGTCGAGTCAAAGCTCAGGGTGTCTTCCACGTCATCCAGCGAATCCGTTCCCAGGATCGCCTACCTGATCTCGGGGTCAGTGGGTGATGGCGAGACTCTGAAAAGGACCCTCAAGGCCCTTTATCATCCCAGGAATCAGTACGCTGTGCACTTGGACCTCGAGGCTTCTACGCAGGAAAGATTGGAGCTTGCCAACTTCGTCAAGAACGAGCCTCTCTTTGCCAAATTGGGCAATGTTAAGATGGTTGTTAAGGCTAACTTGGTCACCTACAGGGGACCTACTATGGTCACTAATACCCTTCACGCTGCGGCCATTTTGTTCAAGGAAGGTGGACTCTGGGATTGGTTCATCAATCTAAGCGCTTCTGATTACCCCTTGGTAACCCAAGATG ATCTGTTGCATACGCTGTCATCAACTCCGAGACACCTTAACTTTATTGAGCACACCAGTGATATTGGCTGGAAAGA AGATCAGAGAGCCAAGCCTGTTATAATTGATCCAGCACTTTATAGTGTCAATAAATCTGATTTATTTTGGGTGACAGAGAAAAGAAATGTTCCCACAGCATATAAGCTGTTTACAG GTTCTGCTTGGATGATGCTCTCTCGCCAATTTGTCGAGTATTTGTTATGGGGATGGGATAACTTGCCTAGAATAGTCTTGATGTATTATGCCAACTTTCTATCCTCCCCCGAAGGTTATTTTCACACAGTCATCTGCAATGCTGATGAGTTCCGGAACACTACTGTAAATCATGACCTCCATTTCATATCATGGGATAACCCTCCAAAACAACATCCACACTTCCTAACAATCAATAACTACGAGGAAATGGTGGAGAGCAACGCTCCATTTGCTCGGAAATTTGGCTGCAACGAACAACTCTTGGATAAGATTGATACTGAACTCCTGGGACGAAACGAACATGGTTATGTCCCTGGCAAGTGGTTTGACCGGACAAATTCAAACACCACCAAACCATATTCTGCCATAAAAAATATCACCGAACTTAAGCCTGGCCCTGGAGCAGAAAGACTCAAACGTCTTATCAATGGTTTATTGTCAGCAGAAGATTTTCACACTAAGCAGTGTTCTTGA
- the LOC106768975 gene encoding uncharacterized protein LOC106768975 isoform X2, producing the protein MANAWKRDKHTRFLSQKFLFLLFPSTLLLLFFAFLTPRFSHTSTSALIARTTFLSFKAIPPFDCSASPQAHPVFANTVEGLRYPFLFSLSDFGTLPDKPHKNIVRMLKGKPFRKPDISVTIQDLLEKAKSEGKDGLVVDVGANVGMATFAASAMGFQVLAFEPVFENLQKICEGIYFNRVADLVTVFEAAASDRFGNTTVYKLLGRLDNSAISATGAKLAFKSNEEVAFQVKTVPLDEVIPESKPVLLLKIDVQGWEYHVLKGASKLLSRKGSQAPYLIYEEDERLLQASNSTVENIRGFLQSPLDRKPSYCQF; encoded by the exons ATGGCAAATGCATGGAAAAGAGATAAGCACACTAGATTCCTATCCCAGAAGTTCCTCTTTTTACTCTTCCCTTCTactctcctccttctcttcttcGCATTCCTCACCCCGCGTTTCTCACACACCTCTACCTCTGCTCTCATTGCCCGTACCACCTTCCTCTCCTTCAAAGCAATCCCCCCCTTCGACTGCTCCGCCTCTCCTCAGGCTCATCCCGTCTTCGCCAACACCGTCGAGGGCTTGCGCTACCCCTTCCTCTTCTCCCTCTCCGATTTCGGAACCCTCCCCGACAAGCCTCACAAGAACATCGTACGGATGCTCAAAGGGAAGCCCTTTCGCAAGCCCGACATCTCCGTCACCATTCAGGACCTGCTCGAGAAGGCCAAGAGCGAGGGCAAGGATGGGTTGGTCGTCGACGTTGGTGCCAACGTGGGTATGGCCACCTTCGCCGCCTCTGCCATGGGGTTTCAGGTTCTGGCGTTTGAGCCCGTGTTCGAGAATTTGCAGAAGATCTGTGAAGGGATTTACTTCAATCGAGTTGCGGATTTGGTCACTGTGTTCGAGGCCGCTGCGTCGGATCGCTTTGGTAACACTACCGTTTACAAG tTGCTTGGTAGGTTAGACAACAGTGCTATTTCTGCCACAGGTGCAAAGTTGGCATTTAAGTCCAATGAAGAGGTAGCTTTTCAAGTAAAGACTGTTCCTCTTGATGAAGTGATTCCGGAATCCAAGCCTGTTCTTCTGCTAAAGATAGATGTTCAGGGCTGGGAATATCACGTTCTAAAAGGAGCATCAAAGTTGCTTTCCAGGAAAGGAAGCCAAGCCCCGTATCTCATATACGAAGAAGATGAGCGCTTGTTACAGGCCAGTAATAGCACTGTAGAAAATATTCGAGGCTTCCTCCAGAGT CCCCTAGATCGAAAGCCAAGTTATTGCCAGTTCTAA
- the LOC106768975 gene encoding uncharacterized protein LOC106768975 isoform X1, which translates to MANAWKRDKHTRFLSQKFLFLLFPSTLLLLFFAFLTPRFSHTSTSALIARTTFLSFKAIPPFDCSASPQAHPVFANTVEGLRYPFLFSLSDFGTLPDKPHKNIVRMLKGKPFRKPDISVTIQDLLEKAKSEGKDGLVVDVGANVGMATFAASAMGFQVLAFEPVFENLQKICEGIYFNRVADLVTVFEAAASDRFGNTTVYKLLGRLDNSAISATGAKLAFKSNEEVAFQVKTVPLDEVIPESKPVLLLKIDVQGWEYHVLKGASKLLSRKGSQAPYLIYEEDERLLQASNSTVENIRGFLQSVGYHDCTRHGTDAHCVKKD; encoded by the exons ATGGCAAATGCATGGAAAAGAGATAAGCACACTAGATTCCTATCCCAGAAGTTCCTCTTTTTACTCTTCCCTTCTactctcctccttctcttcttcGCATTCCTCACCCCGCGTTTCTCACACACCTCTACCTCTGCTCTCATTGCCCGTACCACCTTCCTCTCCTTCAAAGCAATCCCCCCCTTCGACTGCTCCGCCTCTCCTCAGGCTCATCCCGTCTTCGCCAACACCGTCGAGGGCTTGCGCTACCCCTTCCTCTTCTCCCTCTCCGATTTCGGAACCCTCCCCGACAAGCCTCACAAGAACATCGTACGGATGCTCAAAGGGAAGCCCTTTCGCAAGCCCGACATCTCCGTCACCATTCAGGACCTGCTCGAGAAGGCCAAGAGCGAGGGCAAGGATGGGTTGGTCGTCGACGTTGGTGCCAACGTGGGTATGGCCACCTTCGCCGCCTCTGCCATGGGGTTTCAGGTTCTGGCGTTTGAGCCCGTGTTCGAGAATTTGCAGAAGATCTGTGAAGGGATTTACTTCAATCGAGTTGCGGATTTGGTCACTGTGTTCGAGGCCGCTGCGTCGGATCGCTTTGGTAACACTACCGTTTACAAG tTGCTTGGTAGGTTAGACAACAGTGCTATTTCTGCCACAGGTGCAAAGTTGGCATTTAAGTCCAATGAAGAGGTAGCTTTTCAAGTAAAGACTGTTCCTCTTGATGAAGTGATTCCGGAATCCAAGCCTGTTCTTCTGCTAAAGATAGATGTTCAGGGCTGGGAATATCACGTTCTAAAAGGAGCATCAAAGTTGCTTTCCAGGAAAGGAAGCCAAGCCCCGTATCTCATATACGAAGAAGATGAGCGCTTGTTACAGGCCAGTAATAGCACTGTAGAAAATATTCGAGGCTTCCTCCAGAGTGTGGGTTATCATGATTGTACTCGACATGGCACAGATGCACACTGCGTCAAGAAGGATTGA
- the LOC106768976 gene encoding uncharacterized protein LOC106768976, with protein MASTLLSVHRFLPSQKRENIGYMSAFRASFRGQALCNSSFCGRQIARSHGKRFVVHSLFGRKVRSVKKRETVIPEPDYRISIVLLGIAGGLIYTDNLVPAVPVGLLGLLLLFQTTRVRFVFEDDALEVRIGEQLQESGENVFVGGENRWKYSTFVNWEFWWPNFPILVYFKETQTKPEGQIHFFPIIFNGKELYEVMVERAGPSKTSGPKES; from the exons ATGGCGAGCACTCTGCTGTCCGTACACCGCTTTCTTCCCTCCCAAA AGAGGGAAAATATCGGTTACATGAGTGCTTTCAGAGCTTCATTTCGTGGCCAAGCTCTGTGCAATTCAAGTTTCTGTGGGAGACAAATAGCTAGAAGCCATGGAAAACGTTTTGTTGTTCACTCACTG TTTGGAAGGAAGGTGAGGTCCGTGAAGAAAAGAGAGACAGTGATTCCCGAACCAGATTACAGGATTTCAATTGTGCTACTCG GTATTGCTGGTGGGTTGATTTACACAGATAATCTAGTACCTGCAGTACCTGTTGGTCTCCTTGGATTGCTTCTGTTGTTCCAG ACTACCAGAGTGAGATTTGTCTTTGAAGATGATGCCCTG GAGGTAAGGATAGGTGAACAGCTCCAGGAATCAGGTGAGAATGTTTTTGTTGGAGGAGAAAACCGCTGGAA GTACTCAACATTTGTTAATTGGGAATTCTGGTGGCCGAACTTCCCTATCTTGGTTTACTTCAAGGAGACGCAAACAAAGCCCGAAGGACAAATCCATTTCTTTCCCATTATCTTT AATGGTAAGGAGCTTTATGAGGTTATGGTGGAAAGAGCTGGCCCTTCAAAAACTAGTGGACCAAAGGAATCCTAA
- the LOC106766945 gene encoding uncharacterized protein LOC106766945, with translation MAHSLSFAPICSLESPNRPGTLIGYSVTGKTFRVKEACQSSKAPSFRSLKVKATEDDTKKTKSKTIVCSDCDGNGAIACSQCKGTGVNSEDHFNGQFKAGGLCWLCRGKKDILCGSCNGAGFRGGFMSTFDD, from the exons ATGGCGCACTCTCTTTCTTTTGCTCCTATTTGTTCCTTGGAATCCCCAAACAGACCTG GGACACTTATTGGTTATTCAGTTACCGGAAAGACTTTTAGGGTGAAGGAAGCGTGTCAGAGTTCTAAAGCTCCAAGCTTTCGGTCTTTGAAGGTTAAG GCTACAGAAGATgacactaaaaaaacaaaatctaagaCCATTGTTTGTTCTGATTGTGATGGAAATG GCGCAATAGCGTGCAGTCAATGCAAAGGTACTGGCGTTAATTCTGAAGATCACTTCAACGGACAATTTAAAGCCGGTGGATTGTGTTGGCTATGCAG AGGTAAAAAGGATATTTTGTGTGGATCTTGTAATGGGGCTGGCTTTCGTGGTGGATTCATGAGCACATTTGATGATTAA
- the LOC106766470 gene encoding G-type lectin S-receptor-like serine/threonine-protein kinase LECRK3 — MAFVTVVFSLLCMLFAKKGKSVIKPGSGLSAEFGNNSSWVSPSGHFAFGFYPQGNGFAVGIWLLGGSPPQKTIVWTANRDSHPLPSNSTLNITTTGLRLFLSGRESLVLIPTVNTTSASMLDSGNFVLYSNGSTVVWQSFDYPTDTLLGGQNLTSGAELVSSVSEKDYSSGAFYMLMHQDGNLVAYPKNSGGYFVDAYWASNTFDDSELLGLDATGSLCIGILCLNENFSPRNKSHNTSSIYRATLAADGNLILYEHQFEDSVGSTNVRVLWSTSIEKCQIKGFCGFNSYCSNVTGDAVCECFPGFVPSNNSGNVSQDCILAYALDGCRSREAPNQMILYNITQLEHVSWFDTPYSVVPMKEKECEKSLLDDCDCVAVLYSNGNCEKYGLPLTYGRWLQNLSVVALFKNASGTVQNLIPSNFFPKPKSKVVTDNKNSLIMILAFTLGSISFLSLIFSVSIFFTYKRKVHKYTTLSASENLGFTGECSLRSFSFDELVKSTGNFTEEIGRGSFGAVYRGETGDDSQSIAVKRLERVAAGDWEREFRNEITSIARTHHRNLVKLIGFCIDGARSLLVYEYVRNGSLGSLLFNDEKQISWRDRLKIALDVARGILYLHDECEVRIIHCNINPRNILMDEAWTAKISDFGFARLLKSEHSRMRKEDDGTSKYLAPEWQKEAPVSVKFDIYSFGMVLLEIVCRRRSIEMNVSSAEEIVLSSWVYKCFAEGQLNRLVKEDEGVEWKIMERMVKVGLWCVQDTPSLRPLIKNVILMLEGLKDIPIPPSPAHPLH; from the coding sequence ATGGCCTTCGTAACCGTTGTGTTTTCACTGCTATGCATGTTATTTGCAAAAAAAGGTAAGAGCGTCATAAAGCCAGGGTCTGGACTCTCTGCTGAATTTGGGAATAATAGTTCATGGGTGTCACCTTCTGGCCACTTTGCTTTTGGCTTTTACCCACAAGGTAATGGCTTTGCTGTGGGTATATGGCTGCTTGGTGGCAGTCCACCTCAAAAAACTATTGTGTGGACTGCTAACCGTGATAGCCACCCACTCCCCTCAAATTCAACGTTGAACATCACCACCACTGGTCTGCGGCTTTTCTTAAGTGGGAGAGAAAGCCTTGTTCTCATTCCAACTGTTAATACAACTTCAGCATCTATGCTTGATTCTGGAAACTTTGTGCTCTATAGCAATGGCAGTACTGTTGTTTGGCAAAGCTTTGATTATCCAACTGACACCTTACTAGGAGGTCAGAATTTAACTAGTGGCGCCGAACTGGTTTCCAGTGTGTCCGAAAAAGACTATTCGAGTGGAGCTTTCTATATGCTCATGCATCAAGATGGAAACCTCGTTGCTTATCCAAAGAACAGCGGAGGATATTTCGTTGATGCTTACTGGGCTTCAAACACTTTTGACGACTCAGAGCTCCTCGGACTTGATGCCACAGGCTCTCTTTGCATTGGGATTTTGTGTTTGAACGAAAATTTTAGCCCTAGAAACAAATCACACAACACAAGTTCAATCTACCGTGCCACACTTGCTGCAGACGGGAACCTGATACTATATGAACACCAATTTGAGGACAGCGTTGGCTCTACAAATGTCCGAGTATTGTGGAGTACCTCGATTGAGAAATGTCAAATCAAGGGGTTTTGTGGGTTTAACAGTTATTGCTCAAACGTAACAGGAGATGCGGTGTGTGAGTGTTTTCCTGGTTTCGTCCCCTCCAACAACAGTGGTAACGTGTCTCAGGACTGCATACTGGCCTATGCACTAGATGGTTGCCGAAGCAGAGAAGCCCCAAACCAAATGATTTTGTATAATATTACTCAGTTGGAACATGTGTCTTGGTTCGATACTCCATATTCTGTCGTACCGATGAAGGAGAAAGAGTGCGAAAAGTCTTTACTGGATGATTGTGATTGCGTGGCAGTGTTATATTCAAATGGCAACTGCGAGAAATACGGACTCCCGCTAACATATGGCAGATGGCTTCAGAATTTATCCGTCGTTGCACTCTTCAAGAATGCTTCAGGAACCGTCCAAAATCTAATTCCAAGCAACTTCTTTCCGAAACCTAAATCCAAGGTGGTTACGGATAACAAGAACAGTCTGATAATGATTCTGGCCTTTACTTTGGGTTCCATTTCATTCTTATCTTTGATATTTTCCGTGTCCATTTTCTTCACTTACAAGCGGAAGGTACATAAGTATACAACGTTGTCTGCCAGTGAGAACCTGGGATTTACTGGAGAATGTTCTCTGCGTTCGTTTTCTTTCGATGAACTTGTCAAATCCACTGGAAACTTCACGGAAGAGATAGGAAGAGGATCATTTGGAGCGGTTTACAGAGGCGAAACAGGTGACGACAGCCAAAGTATCGCTGTAAAGAGATTGGAGAGAGTTGCTGCCGGTGACTGGGAGAGGGAATTCCGGAATGAGATTACTTCTATTGCTCGAACACATCACAGGAATTTGGTTAAGCTCATTGGTTTTTGCATCGATGGAGCTAGGAGTCTCCTTGTTTACGAATACGTAAGAAACGGATCTCTGGGAAGTCTTCTCTTCAATGATGAGAAACAGATATCCTGGAGAGACAGACTAAAAATCGCATTGGATGTTGCTAGAGGAATCCTTTACCTACACGACGAGTGTGAGGTCCGCATCATCCATTGCAATATAAATCCTCGAAATATACTAATGGATGAAGCGTGGACTGCAAAGATCTCTGATTTTGGATTTGCAAGACTACTGAAGTCTGAGCATTCAAGAATGAGAAAAGAGGATGATGGGACAAGCAAGTACTTGGCACCTGAATGGCAGAAGGAAGCACCAGTGTCGGTAAAATTTGACATTTACAGTTTTGGGATGGTGCTTCTGGAGATCGTGTGCCGCAGACGCAGCATAGAAATGAATGTTTCCTCAGCAGAGGAGATAGTTCTTTCCAGCTGGGTATATAAATGTTTTGCAGAAGGGCAACTAAACAGGCTTGTTAAGGAGGATGAAGGTGTTGAGTGGAAGATAATGGAAAGAATGGTGAAGGTGGGGTTGTGGTGTGTGCAAGACACTCCTTCTCTTCGCCCCTTGATAAAGAATGTAATCTTGATGTTAGAAGGATTGAAAGATATTCCAATTCCTCCCTCTCCAGCCCACCCTCTTCATTAA